Proteins from a genomic interval of Streptomyces sp. NBC_00820:
- a CDS encoding M18 family aminopeptidase, which translates to MSAPTRFDRGHTDDLMSFLAASPTPYHAVANVAERLEKAGFKQVAETDAWDTETSAPSATGSGGRYVLRGGAIVAWYVPEGAAPHTPYRIIGAHTDSPNLRVKPLPDSGAHGWRQIAVEIYGGPLLNSWLDRDLGLAGRLTLRDGSEVLVDVDRPLLRVPQLAIHLDRSVTSDGLKLDKQRHLQPVWGLSDDVREGDLIAFLEEEAGLPAGSVAGWDLMAYPVEAPAYLGRDRDLVAGPRMDNLLSVHAGTAALTAAAAAASSGAPLTHIPVLAAFDHEENGSQSDTGADGPLLGSVLERSVFARGGSLEDRARAFAGTVCLSSDTGHAVHPNYAERHDPTHHPRINGGPILKVNVNNRYATDGSGRALFAAACERAGVPFQAFVSNNSMPCGTTIGPITAARHGIKTVDIGVAILSMHSVRELCGADDPFLLANALVAFLEG; encoded by the coding sequence ATGAGCGCACCGACCCGCTTCGACCGCGGCCACACCGACGACCTCATGTCCTTCCTTGCGGCGAGCCCCACGCCCTACCACGCCGTGGCGAACGTCGCCGAACGGCTGGAGAAGGCGGGCTTCAAGCAGGTCGCCGAGACCGACGCGTGGGACACCGAGACCTCCGCTCCCTCCGCCACCGGCAGCGGCGGCCGCTACGTACTGCGCGGCGGGGCGATCGTGGCCTGGTACGTCCCCGAGGGCGCGGCCCCGCACACCCCGTACCGGATCATCGGCGCGCACACCGACTCCCCGAACCTGCGGGTCAAGCCGCTGCCCGACAGCGGCGCGCACGGCTGGCGCCAGATCGCCGTGGAGATCTACGGCGGCCCGCTGCTGAACTCCTGGCTCGACCGCGACCTGGGCCTGGCCGGCCGGCTCACCCTGCGCGACGGCAGCGAGGTCCTGGTCGACGTGGACCGGCCGCTGCTGCGCGTTCCCCAGCTCGCCATCCACCTGGACCGTTCCGTGACCTCGGACGGCCTCAAGCTCGACAAGCAGCGCCACCTCCAGCCGGTGTGGGGCCTGAGCGACGACGTGCGCGAGGGCGACCTGATCGCCTTCCTGGAGGAGGAGGCCGGGCTCCCCGCGGGCTCGGTGGCCGGCTGGGACCTCATGGCCTACCCCGTGGAGGCCCCCGCCTACCTCGGCCGGGACCGGGACCTGGTCGCCGGCCCCCGCATGGACAACCTGCTGTCGGTGCACGCCGGAACGGCCGCCCTGACCGCCGCCGCGGCCGCCGCGTCCTCGGGCGCCCCGCTCACCCACATCCCCGTCCTCGCCGCCTTCGACCACGAGGAGAACGGCTCCCAGTCCGACACCGGCGCCGACGGCCCGCTGCTCGGCAGCGTGCTCGAACGCTCGGTGTTCGCCCGCGGCGGCTCCCTCGAGGACCGTGCCCGCGCCTTCGCCGGCACGGTCTGCCTGTCCTCCGACACGGGCCACGCCGTGCACCCCAACTACGCCGAGCGGCACGACCCGACCCACCACCCGCGGATCAACGGCGGCCCCATCCTCAAGGTCAACGTCAACAACCGCTACGCCACGGACGGTTCGGGCCGCGCGCTCTTCGCCGCCGCCTGCGAGCGGGCCGGCGTCCCCTTCCAGGCCTTCGTCTCCAACAACTCCATGCCCTGCGGCACCACCATCGGCCCGATCACCGCGGCCCGCCACGGCATCAAGACCGTCGACATCGGCGTCGCGATCCTCTCCATGCACAGCGTCCGCGAACTGTGCGGCGCCGACGACCCGTTCCTCCTGGCCAACGCTCTGGTGGCCTTCCTGGAGGGCTAG
- a CDS encoding NHL domain-containing thioredoxin family protein produces MNDAAPAPTPAPRRRARVRAPELIGKGGWLNTGDKQCTLADLRGRIVVLDFWTFCCINCLHVLDELRELEEKHRDTVVVIGVHSPKFVHEAEHQAVVDAVERYDVEHPVLDDPELATWKQYAVRAWPTLVVIDPEGYVVAQHAGEGHAHAIERLVEELEAEHEAKGTLRRGDGPYVAPEPEPTVLRFPGKALALPGGTFLVSDTTRHQLVELAEDGETVVRRIGTGTRGFADGGSEEASFSEPQGLALFEDGTSVVVADTVNHALRRLDLASGEVTTLAGTGKQWWQGSPTSGPAREVDLSSPWDVAVFGGEVWIAMAGVHQLWTYDPVEKTVAVGAGTTNEGLVDGPGAEAWFAQPSGLAATADRLWLADSETSALRWVDLDGTVHTAVGTGLFDFGHRDGDAGQALFQHPLGVTALPDGSVAVADTYNHALRRYDPATGEVTTLATDLREPSDAVLAGDDIVVVESARHRLTRLRLPEEAVRVEAVAHRTQRAATEVAPGRLRLDVIFQAPAGQKLDLRYGPSTRLLVSSTPPELLLKGEGADTDLSRELELNPAVTEGVLHVSAMAASCDDDPENEYPACHVHQQDWGVPVRLTEGGADRLPLVLAGMDER; encoded by the coding sequence ATGAACGATGCCGCCCCGGCGCCCACCCCCGCGCCCCGACGACGCGCCCGCGTCCGTGCCCCCGAGCTGATCGGCAAGGGCGGCTGGCTGAACACGGGCGACAAGCAGTGCACCCTCGCCGACCTGCGTGGACGCATCGTCGTCCTGGATTTCTGGACCTTCTGCTGCATCAACTGTCTGCACGTCCTGGACGAGCTGCGGGAGCTGGAGGAGAAGCACCGGGACACGGTCGTGGTGATCGGGGTGCACTCGCCGAAGTTCGTGCACGAGGCCGAGCACCAGGCGGTCGTGGACGCCGTCGAGCGGTACGACGTGGAGCACCCGGTGCTGGACGACCCGGAGCTGGCGACCTGGAAGCAGTACGCGGTGCGGGCGTGGCCGACGCTGGTCGTGATCGACCCCGAGGGGTATGTCGTCGCGCAGCACGCCGGTGAGGGGCACGCGCACGCCATCGAGCGGCTGGTGGAGGAGCTGGAGGCCGAGCACGAGGCGAAGGGCACCCTGCGCCGCGGCGACGGGCCGTACGTCGCGCCGGAGCCCGAGCCGACCGTGCTGCGCTTCCCCGGCAAGGCGCTGGCGTTGCCCGGCGGGACCTTCCTGGTCAGCGACACCACCCGGCATCAGCTGGTGGAGCTGGCCGAGGACGGCGAGACGGTCGTGCGGCGCATCGGCACCGGCACGCGCGGGTTCGCCGACGGCGGGTCGGAGGAGGCCTCGTTCAGCGAGCCGCAGGGGCTGGCGCTGTTCGAGGACGGCACGTCCGTGGTCGTCGCCGACACCGTGAACCACGCGCTGCGCCGCCTCGACCTCGCCTCCGGCGAGGTGACCACCCTCGCGGGCACCGGCAAGCAGTGGTGGCAGGGTTCGCCGACCTCCGGACCGGCCCGCGAGGTCGATCTGTCCTCCCCGTGGGACGTGGCGGTCTTCGGCGGCGAGGTGTGGATCGCCATGGCGGGCGTGCACCAGCTGTGGACGTACGACCCGGTCGAGAAGACCGTCGCCGTGGGCGCGGGCACCACCAACGAGGGTCTGGTCGACGGCCCCGGTGCCGAGGCCTGGTTCGCGCAGCCGTCCGGTCTCGCGGCCACCGCCGACCGGCTCTGGCTGGCCGACTCCGAGACGTCCGCGCTGCGCTGGGTGGATCTCGACGGCACCGTGCACACCGCTGTGGGCACCGGTCTGTTCGACTTCGGGCACCGGGACGGTGACGCCGGGCAGGCGCTGTTCCAGCACCCGTTGGGCGTCACCGCGCTGCCGGACGGTTCGGTCGCCGTCGCCGACACCTACAACCACGCCCTGCGCCGCTACGACCCCGCCACCGGCGAGGTCACCACGCTCGCCACCGATCTGCGCGAGCCCAGCGACGCCGTCCTGGCCGGCGACGACATCGTGGTCGTCGAGTCGGCCCGGCACCGCCTGACCCGGCTGCGGCTGCCCGAGGAGGCGGTCCGCGTGGAGGCGGTCGCCCACCGTACGCAGCGTGCGGCGACGGAGGTCGCTCCCGGCCGGCTCCGGCTGGACGTGATCTTCCAGGCGCCGGCGGGCCAGAAGCTGGACCTGCGCTACGGCCCCTCGACCCGCCTGCTGGTCTCCTCGACCCCGCCCGAGCTGCTGCTGAAGGGCGAGGGCGCGGACACGGACCTGTCCCGCGAGCTGGAGCTGAACCCGGCTGTCACCGAGGGCGTCCTGCACGTCTCCGCGATGGCCGCGTCCTGCGACGACGACCCGGAGAACGAGTACCCGGCCTGCCACGTCCACCAGCAGGACTGGGGTGTACCGGTCCGCCTCACCGAGGGCGGAGCGGACCGGCTGCCGCTGGTGCTGGCGGGCATGGACGAGCGGTAG
- a CDS encoding DUF6458 family protein yields the protein MGLGGCIILIAVGAILTFATDWHMNGVNLDLVGIILMAVGLIGLATFSGIARRRRVVVPPTTPVVEEERHHHSHRGGYSDGYGA from the coding sequence ATGGGTCTCGGCGGATGCATCATCCTCATCGCCGTAGGAGCCATCCTCACGTTCGCGACCGACTGGCACATGAACGGAGTCAACCTCGATCTGGTCGGCATCATCCTGATGGCGGTCGGCCTGATCGGGCTGGCCACGTTCAGCGGCATCGCACGGCGCCGGCGTGTGGTGGTGCCCCCGACGACACCGGTCGTCGAGGAGGAACGGCACCACCACAGCCACCGGGGCGGCTACAGCGACGGCTACGGCGCCTGA